From Panicum hallii strain FIL2 chromosome 2, PHallii_v3.1, whole genome shotgun sequence, a single genomic window includes:
- the LOC112879724 gene encoding DNA-directed RNA polymerases II, IV and V subunit 11-like, whose amino-acid sequence MNAPDRYERFVVPEGTKKVSYERDTKIVNAASFTIEREDHTIGNIVRMQLHRDPNVLFAGYKLPHPLQYKIIVRIHTTSQSSPTQAYTQAINDLDKELEYLKQAFEDEKTRYEERAKQGF is encoded by the exons ATGAATGCCCCAGATCGCTATGAGCGCTTTGTCGTGCCCGAGGGCACCAAGAA GGTGTCATATGAGAGGGATACAAAGATTGTGAATGCTGCATCCTTCACCATCGAGCGTGAGGACCACACCATTGGCAACATCGTTCGCAT GCAGCTGCACAGGGACCCAAATGTGCTCTTTGCTGGATATAAGCTCCCTCACCCTCTTCAGTACAAGATTATTGTTAGG ATCCATACTACGAGCCAGTCTTCCCCGACACAGGCCTACACCCAGGCTATCAATGATCTAGACAAGGAGCTCGAGTACCTTAAGCAAGCTTTCGAG GATGAGAAGACCAGGTACGAGGAAAGGGCGAAGCAGGGGTTCTAA